The following proteins come from a genomic window of Thiothrix winogradskyi:
- a CDS encoding ABC1 kinase family protein, with the protein MSTIDEKHNASVPAGRFARMARLGSLATGVAGGMIAEGARQLAQGNRPTVSDLLLTPANAKRVAAELSRLRGAAMKVGQLLSMDAGDMLPAELTEILAQLRSDAKPMPLSQLAKVLDDNWGKGWNARFQQFSFQPLAAASIGQVHSAHTKDGRHLALKIQYPGVRESISSDVDNVATLLRISGLIPKGVDYQHLLEEAKQQLHQEADYLQEAAHMQHYQTLLADSPEFTLAAVHDDFTTVNILAMTHIGGVPIESLSNAPQEERDRLITLLMDLLFREIFQFRLVQTDPNFANYRYDRDTRQLILLDFGATRAYPATIAEGYRQLMQGAVQRDLAMIEAGAVQIGFFQEYIKPEQREAVLDLFAQACEPLRWQGAYDFGTSNLASRIRDGGMALSMEQDYWHTPPADALFLHRKLGGLYLLAAKLRARVDVGELFAQVAAV; encoded by the coding sequence ATGAGCACTATCGACGAAAAACACAATGCCAGCGTCCCTGCCGGACGTTTTGCCCGCATGGCGCGTCTCGGTTCACTCGCCACGGGGGTTGCAGGCGGTATGATCGCCGAAGGTGCGCGGCAACTCGCGCAAGGCAATCGCCCCACAGTCAGCGATTTGCTGCTGACTCCTGCCAATGCCAAGCGCGTTGCTGCCGAACTCTCACGGCTGCGCGGTGCTGCCATGAAAGTAGGGCAATTGCTGTCGATGGATGCAGGCGATATGTTGCCCGCCGAACTTACCGAGATACTCGCGCAATTGCGCTCCGACGCCAAACCCATGCCCCTGAGCCAGTTGGCAAAAGTGCTGGATGACAACTGGGGCAAGGGCTGGAACGCCCGCTTCCAACAGTTCTCGTTTCAACCCTTAGCAGCGGCTTCGATTGGGCAAGTGCATTCGGCGCACACCAAAGACGGGCGGCATCTGGCACTGAAAATTCAGTACCCCGGTGTGCGCGAAAGCATCAGCAGTGACGTGGATAATGTCGCCACCCTGCTACGGATTTCCGGCTTGATCCCCAAAGGCGTGGACTACCAACACCTATTGGAAGAAGCCAAGCAGCAATTGCATCAGGAAGCCGATTATTTGCAGGAAGCCGCGCACATGCAGCATTACCAAACCCTGCTGGCGGATAGCCCCGAATTCACCCTGGCTGCCGTGCATGACGATTTCACCACCGTGAATATTCTGGCAATGACGCACATTGGCGGTGTGCCGATTGAATCGCTGAGCAATGCGCCACAGGAAGAACGGGATCGTTTGATAACTTTGCTAATGGATTTGTTATTCCGCGAAATTTTCCAGTTCCGGCTGGTGCAGACCGACCCGAATTTCGCCAATTACCGTTACGACCGTGACACCCGGCAATTGATTTTGCTGGACTTTGGTGCAACCCGTGCATACCCCGCCACCATTGCTGAAGGTTATCGGCAACTGATGCAAGGCGCGGTGCAACGGGATCTTGCCATGATAGAGGCGGGGGCGGTGCAAATCGGTTTCTTTCAGGAATACATCAAACCCGAACAACGCGAAGCGGTACTGGATTTATTTGCCCAAGCCTGCGAACCGTTACGCTGGCAAGGTGCGTATGATTTTGGCACCTCGAATCTCGCCAGCCGTATCCGCGATGGGGGTATGGCATTGAGCATGGAACAGGATTATTGGCACACGCCGCCTGCGGATGCGTTGTTTTTGCACCGCAAGCTGGGCGGCCTGTATTTGCTGGCGGCGAAGCTGCGGGCGCGGGTGGACGTGGGTGAGTTGTTTGCGCAGGTTGCTGCCGTTTAG
- a CDS encoding FtsB family cell division protein, with translation MTRTLFWVLSLLAFVLFVRLWAGPASYPDIGRLEQKIEQQNAANDEQAEIKRLLQMDVVGLSKDDEAVEEHARSELGMVREGETFYQVILKSDPEATAPVPQVKAAPRVE, from the coding sequence ATGACACGCACTTTATTTTGGGTTCTCAGTTTGCTGGCATTTGTTCTGTTTGTACGTTTGTGGGCAGGGCCTGCGAGTTACCCCGACATTGGACGTTTAGAACAAAAAATTGAGCAGCAAAATGCTGCGAACGATGAGCAAGCTGAAATCAAACGCCTGTTACAAATGGATGTGGTGGGCTTATCCAAAGACGACGAAGCGGTTGAGGAACACGCCCGCAGTGAGTTGGGGATGGTACGCGAGGGCGAAACCTTTTATCAGGTGATTTTGAAATCTGACCCAGAAGCCACCGCGCCAGTGCCACAAGTTAAGGCTGCCCCCCGTGTCGAATAA
- the glcF gene encoding glycolate oxidase subunit GlcF — translation MQTQILSALRHTSAGKVAEDILRRCVHCGFCNATCPTYQLLGDENDGPRGRIYLIKQLMEGNLENTPDSGRKTLQHLDRCLLCRSCETTCPSGVEYGKLLDIGRHLAEEHVGRDRADSTLRKRLRTFLPKTNLFSLGLTLGRTFKPLLPKKLAHKITAPRPAGDWPKARHDRWILVLEGCVQPALSPDINAATARVLDKLGISLVVAPKAGCCGAVSQHLGAPDDALEYMKRNIDAWWPYLSKQGGGVEAIVTTASGCGVMVKEYAHHLRHDPEYGIKAERISNLCKDIAEIIAKENYQQLAPAQATKVAWHPPCTLQHGQKIRGVVENILTDCGYVLVPVADEHLCCGSAGTYSILQPELSQQLRRNKLANLTANAPEAIVTANIGCQTHLQEGSDLPVMHWIHLLDKSG, via the coding sequence ATGCAAACCCAGATACTCTCCGCACTGCGGCACACCTCGGCAGGCAAAGTTGCCGAAGACATTTTGCGCCGCTGCGTACACTGCGGCTTTTGCAATGCCACCTGCCCCACGTATCAATTGCTTGGCGATGAAAACGACGGCCCACGCGGGCGTATTTACCTCATCAAACAACTGATGGAAGGCAATCTGGAAAATACCCCAGACAGCGGGCGCAAAACCCTGCAACACCTTGACCGTTGCTTGCTGTGCCGCAGTTGCGAAACCACCTGCCCCTCTGGCGTGGAATACGGCAAGTTACTGGATATTGGGCGGCATCTCGCCGAAGAGCACGTCGGGCGTGACCGCGCTGATAGCACCTTGCGCAAACGGTTACGCACGTTTTTGCCTAAAACCAACCTATTCAGTTTGGGCTTAACACTGGGGCGTACCTTCAAACCCCTGCTGCCTAAGAAACTCGCCCACAAAATTACCGCCCCACGCCCTGCGGGTGACTGGCCCAAAGCTCGTCATGATCGCTGGATTTTGGTGTTGGAAGGTTGCGTGCAACCCGCCCTTTCCCCTGACATCAATGCCGCCACCGCACGAGTATTAGACAAACTGGGTATCAGTTTAGTGGTTGCCCCCAAAGCCGGTTGCTGTGGCGCGGTCAGCCAGCACTTGGGTGCGCCAGACGATGCGTTGGAATACATGAAGCGCAATATCGACGCATGGTGGCCTTACCTGTCCAAACAAGGCGGCGGTGTTGAAGCGATTGTTACCACTGCCAGCGGGTGTGGGGTGATGGTGAAAGAGTACGCTCACCACCTGCGTCACGACCCCGAATACGGCATTAAAGCCGAGCGCATTTCCAACTTGTGCAAAGACATTGCCGAAATCATTGCCAAAGAAAATTACCAGCAACTCGCCCCTGCCCAAGCCACTAAAGTTGCATGGCATCCACCCTGCACCTTGCAACACGGGCAAAAGATTCGCGGTGTGGTGGAAAATATCCTCACAGACTGCGGCTATGTACTCGTCCCCGTGGCGGACGAACACTTGTGTTGCGGTTCAGCGGGTACGTATTCGATTTTGCAGCCGGAACTTTCCCAGCAATTGCGGCGCAATAAATTAGCCAACCTGACGGCAAACGCGCCCGAAGCGATTGTTACTGCCAATATCGGCTGCCAGACGCATTTGCAGGAAGGCAGTGATTTACCGGTGATGCACTGGATTCATTTGCTGGATAAATCTGGCTAA
- the kdsA gene encoding 3-deoxy-8-phosphooctulonate synthase codes for MKLCGFDVGLDQPFFLISGPCAIETEKLALETASKLKDMTTRLGIPFIYKSSFDKANRSSHNSARGVGLEAGLRILERVKTEIGVPVLTDVHEDTPMDEVASVVDVLQTPAFLCRQTNFIQSVARTGKPVNIKKGQFLAPWDMGNVVEKARATGNQQIMVCERGYSFGYNNLVSDMRSLAIMRDTQCPVVFDATHSVQLPGGQGNVSGGQREHVPVLARAAVAVGIAGLFMESHPDPANALSDGPNSWPMDRMEELLITLVELDRVIKAQKLLENTL; via the coding sequence ATGAAACTGTGCGGATTTGACGTCGGGCTGGATCAGCCGTTTTTCTTGATTTCAGGCCCTTGCGCGATTGAAACCGAAAAACTGGCGCTGGAAACGGCGAGTAAGCTGAAGGACATGACCACCCGTTTGGGCATTCCCTTCATCTACAAGTCGTCGTTCGATAAAGCTAACCGTTCGTCGCACAACAGCGCACGCGGTGTGGGCTTGGAAGCGGGTTTGCGGATTCTGGAGCGCGTCAAAACCGAGATTGGCGTACCCGTGCTCACCGATGTGCACGAAGATACGCCGATGGATGAAGTCGCGAGCGTCGTGGATGTATTGCAAACGCCTGCGTTCCTGTGCCGCCAGACCAATTTTATCCAAAGCGTGGCGCGTACTGGCAAGCCGGTGAACATCAAAAAAGGGCAGTTCCTCGCGCCGTGGGATATGGGTAACGTGGTCGAAAAAGCCCGTGCTACGGGCAATCAACAGATTATGGTGTGCGAACGCGGTTACAGCTTTGGCTACAATAACCTAGTTTCCGATATGCGGAGTCTTGCCATCATGCGTGATACTCAATGCCCCGTGGTGTTTGATGCCACGCATTCGGTACAATTACCGGGTGGGCAGGGCAATGTATCCGGCGGGCAGCGTGAACACGTACCCGTACTGGCACGCGCTGCCGTCGCGGTGGGTATTGCGGGCTTGTTCATGGAATCGCACCCTGACCCCGCCAATGCGCTGAGTGATGGGCCAAATTCATGGCCGATGGATCGCATGGAAGAATTACTGATCACGCTGGTCGAGCTGGATCGCGTTATCAAAGCACAGAAATTGCTAGAAAATACTTTGTAA
- the ispD gene encoding 2-C-methyl-D-erythritol 4-phosphate cytidylyltransferase, producing MSNKVWVVIPAAGVGARMQADRPKQYLPLVGKTVIEHTLDCFLTHPAVTGIVVAVSEGDPFWAELMATTLNQYPQLHTAPGGRERSDSVLNALDYLVNTLQVAPDTVVLVHDAARPCLSRTDLDKLLTLGANEAAGAILAIPVRDTMKRAQTGTTRISRTEDRNGLWHALTPQMASLGLLRTALADALEKGVAVTDEASALEHAGLNPLLVEGDARNLKITRPADLALATFFLSATP from the coding sequence GTGTCGAATAAGGTATGGGTAGTGATTCCTGCTGCCGGAGTCGGGGCGCGGATGCAAGCTGATCGACCGAAACAATACCTGCCATTGGTGGGTAAAACGGTGATTGAGCATACCTTGGATTGCTTTCTAACCCATCCGGCGGTCACGGGAATTGTGGTGGCGGTGAGTGAGGGCGATCCGTTTTGGGCGGAACTCATGGCAACCACACTTAACCAGTATCCGCAATTGCATACCGCTCCCGGTGGGCGTGAGCGCTCAGATTCTGTGCTCAATGCCTTGGATTATCTGGTGAATACCTTGCAGGTTGCGCCGGATACTGTGGTGCTGGTGCATGATGCTGCCCGCCCATGCTTAAGCCGTACTGACTTGGATAAATTGTTAACCCTGGGTGCTAACGAAGCGGCTGGAGCAATTCTTGCCATACCAGTACGTGATACCATGAAACGCGCCCAGACCGGCACTACACGCATTTCACGCACCGAAGACCGCAATGGTTTATGGCACGCGCTTACCCCGCAAATGGCAAGCCTAGGGCTGTTACGCACAGCGCTGGCGGATGCCTTGGAAAAGGGTGTCGCGGTGACGGATGAAGCCTCTGCGCTGGAACACGCAGGGCTAAACCCGTTGCTGGTGGAAGGCGATGCCCGCAATCTGAAAATCACTCGCCCTGCTGATTTGGCGTTAGCGACTTTCTTTTTGAGCGCAACCCCTTAG
- a CDS encoding CTP synthase, with amino-acid sequence MARYIFITGGVVSSLGKGIAAASLGAILEARGLKVTMLKLDPYINVDPGTMSPFQHGEVFVTEDGAETDLDLGHYERFVGFRASKLNNFTTGRIYQTVISKERRGEYLGATVQVIPHITDEIKRSVRAGAGDADIAMVEIGGTVGDIEAMPFMEAIRQMGVEEGRSNALFIHLTLLPYVAAAGELKTKPTQHSVKELRSIGIQPDILLCRSERPFPENERKKISLFTNVEERAVISAVDLDNIYKIPLWLHAQKLDRIVAEKFGLTNLPEADLSDWKDVVSSMEFPEAEITVAMVGKYVDLTESYKSLNEALTHAGIQTHTKVKIHYLDSERLESDDEQAFEVLGKVDAILVPGGFGNRGVEGKIRAAQYARENKIPYLGICLGMQVAVIEFSRHCAGLAGAHSTEFAPDSPHPVIGLITEWQAEDGTIEKRSHDSDLGGTMRLGGQPCVLQEGSLARTTYGAAQIVERHRHRYEFNNHYRETLAKHGLILSGTSIDGNLIEMVELKDHPWFLACQFHPEFTSRPRQGHPLFSGFVSAARRYHETKTSSKRS; translated from the coding sequence ATGGCTCGATATATTTTCATCACTGGTGGCGTGGTTTCCTCTTTAGGGAAAGGCATTGCTGCCGCATCACTCGGTGCAATCCTCGAAGCACGCGGCTTAAAAGTCACCATGCTCAAACTTGACCCCTACATCAACGTCGACCCCGGCACGATGAGTCCGTTTCAACACGGCGAAGTCTTCGTCACGGAAGATGGCGCGGAAACCGACCTCGACCTTGGGCATTACGAGCGTTTTGTCGGCTTCCGAGCCAGCAAGCTCAACAATTTCACGACGGGGCGCATTTACCAAACCGTTATCAGCAAAGAGCGGCGCGGAGAATACCTCGGCGCAACCGTGCAAGTGATTCCACACATTACCGACGAAATCAAACGCAGTGTGCGTGCCGGTGCAGGTGATGCTGACATTGCGATGGTCGAAATCGGCGGCACGGTCGGTGACATCGAAGCCATGCCCTTCATGGAAGCCATTCGCCAAATGGGTGTGGAAGAGGGCAGAAGTAATGCCCTGTTCATTCACCTAACCCTATTGCCTTACGTTGCGGCGGCTGGCGAATTGAAAACCAAGCCCACCCAACACTCGGTCAAGGAACTGCGTTCTATCGGCATCCAGCCCGACATCTTGCTGTGCCGTAGCGAACGCCCGTTCCCCGAAAACGAGCGCAAAAAGATTTCCCTGTTCACCAATGTGGAAGAACGCGCCGTTATTTCTGCGGTAGATTTGGACAATATCTACAAAATCCCCTTGTGGCTGCACGCGCAAAAATTGGATCGCATCGTTGCCGAAAAATTTGGGCTAACCAATTTGCCAGAGGCTGACCTTTCCGATTGGAAAGATGTGGTCAGCTCAATGGAATTCCCCGAAGCGGAAATTACCGTGGCAATGGTCGGCAAATACGTCGATTTGACCGAATCGTACAAATCCCTGAACGAAGCCTTGACCCACGCGGGCATCCAAACGCATACCAAGGTCAAGATTCACTACCTCGATTCCGAACGCCTCGAATCCGACGACGAACAAGCCTTTGAAGTGTTGGGCAAAGTGGATGCGATTCTCGTCCCCGGCGGTTTTGGTAATCGCGGTGTCGAAGGCAAAATCCGTGCAGCCCAGTATGCGCGTGAAAACAAAATCCCGTACCTCGGCATTTGCTTGGGGATGCAGGTCGCGGTGATCGAATTCTCACGCCATTGCGCAGGCTTGGCTGGTGCACACAGCACCGAATTCGCGCCCGATTCGCCGCATCCGGTCATCGGTCTGATCACCGAATGGCAAGCCGAAGATGGCACGATTGAAAAACGCTCCCACGATTCCGATCTGGGCGGAACGATGCGCCTTGGCGGGCAGCCGTGCGTGTTGCAAGAAGGCTCGTTGGCACGAACCACCTACGGCGCGGCGCAAATTGTGGAACGCCATCGCCACCGTTACGAATTCAATAACCATTACCGCGAGACGTTGGCAAAGCACGGGCTGATTTTGTCTGGCACATCCATTGACGGCAATCTGATCGAAATGGTCGAATTGAAAGATCATCCGTGGTTCTTGGCTTGCCAATTCCACCCGGAATTCACCTCGCGTCCACGCCAAGGGCATCCGCTATTTAGCGGTTTTGTCAGCGCGGCACGCCGTTATCACGAAACCAAAACGAGCAGCAAACGATCATGA
- a CDS encoding FAD-linked oxidase C-terminal domain-containing protein produces the protein MNTATAPKQTLLQQLKDILPEDAILSAKEDLHPYECDGLTAYRHLPLAVVLPTTTEQVQLILKTCSRLKVPVVARGAGTGLSGGALPHENGIVLSLARFKQILEIDTANLHARVQPGVRNLAISQAVDHLGLFYAPDPSSQIACSIGGNVAENSGGVHCLKYGLTVHNVLEIKLVTIDGELMTIGNDRQDTPGYDLLALLTGSEGMLGVVVEVLVKLTVKPDTVQVLMADFAAVNDAGDAVAAIISKGIIPAGLEMMDNPAIRAAEDFIHAGYPIDANAILLCELDGTEDEVSEQVARVSAILKNHRAGTIHIAKTAAERARLWAGRKAAFPAVGRISPDYYCMDGTIPRKHLAHVLNKINDYSQQYGLGVANVFHAGDGNLHPLILYDANRAGELEKAERFGADILELCVKVGGSITGEHGVGHEKLDSMCVQFGEAELEVFHAVKRAFDPDELLNPGKAVPTLHRCAELGAMHVHHGQLSHPELPRF, from the coding sequence GTGAACACTGCCACAGCCCCCAAGCAAACGTTGCTACAGCAACTCAAAGACATTTTGCCGGAGGATGCGATCCTCAGCGCGAAGGAAGATCTGCACCCTTATGAGTGCGATGGTTTGACCGCTTACCGGCATTTGCCCCTCGCCGTGGTCTTGCCTACCACCACTGAGCAAGTTCAATTGATCCTCAAAACGTGCTCGCGCCTGAAAGTGCCGGTGGTAGCACGCGGGGCGGGTACGGGGCTTTCCGGCGGGGCGCTGCCTCACGAAAACGGCATTGTGTTGAGTCTGGCGCGTTTCAAACAAATCTTGGAAATTGACACTGCCAATTTGCACGCCCGTGTGCAACCGGGGGTACGCAACCTCGCGATCAGCCAAGCGGTGGATCACTTAGGGCTGTTTTACGCCCCCGACCCGTCGTCACAAATTGCCTGCTCGATTGGCGGAAATGTCGCGGAAAATTCCGGCGGAGTACATTGCCTGAAATACGGTTTAACGGTACACAATGTTCTCGAAATCAAACTCGTCACCATTGATGGCGAACTCATGACCATCGGCAATGACCGCCAAGACACCCCCGGCTACGATTTACTCGCATTGCTGACCGGTTCGGAAGGCATGTTGGGCGTGGTCGTCGAAGTATTGGTCAAACTCACCGTCAAACCCGATACCGTGCAAGTGTTAATGGCAGATTTCGCAGCGGTGAATGATGCCGGTGATGCAGTAGCCGCGATTATCAGCAAGGGCATTATCCCGGCTGGTTTGGAGATGATGGATAACCCCGCGATTCGTGCCGCCGAAGATTTCATCCACGCAGGCTACCCGATTGACGCGAACGCTATCTTGCTGTGTGAACTCGATGGCACCGAAGATGAAGTCAGCGAACAAGTTGCCCGCGTCAGTGCCATTCTCAAAAATCACCGCGCTGGCACGATTCACATTGCCAAAACCGCCGCCGAACGCGCCCGTTTGTGGGCAGGGCGCAAAGCCGCATTCCCCGCAGTGGGGCGCATCTCCCCGGATTATTACTGCATGGATGGCACGATTCCCCGCAAACATCTAGCGCACGTATTGAACAAAATTAATGACTATTCCCAGCAATACGGCTTAGGGGTTGCGAATGTGTTCCACGCGGGTGATGGCAATTTACACCCACTGATTCTTTATGATGCCAATCGTGCTGGTGAATTGGAAAAAGCCGAACGTTTCGGTGCCGATATTCTGGAATTATGTGTTAAAGTCGGAGGCTCTATTACGGGCGAACACGGCGTTGGGCATGAAAAGCTGGACTCGATGTGTGTGCAATTTGGCGAAGCCGAACTCGAAGTCTTCCATGCCGTCAAACGTGCATTCGACCCTGACGAATTACTGAACCCCGGAAAAGCTGTCCCTACCTTGCACCGTTGCGCAGAACTGGGTGCAATGCATGTCCATCACGGGCAGCTTTCCCATCCTGAACTGCCAAGATTTTGA
- the phoB gene encoding phosphate regulon transcriptional regulator PhoB, whose protein sequence is MSNILIVEDEQPIRKMVGFALGRAGFTLHEAETAEQAYTAIHRQRPELILMDWMLPGMSGIELVKRLQRDGNTQDIPVIMLTARNEETDRISGFQAGIDDYISKPFSPAELVVRIQAVLRRTRHSQPVEMLEFAGLTLDPLSHRVTAGGQELEFGPTEFRLLKFFMQHPDRVYSREQLLDNAWGRNVYVEERTVDVHILRLRKTLATHGFEHYIQTVRGAGYRFTPTV, encoded by the coding sequence ATGAGCAACATATTGATTGTTGAAGACGAGCAGCCGATCCGCAAAATGGTTGGCTTTGCGTTAGGGCGTGCCGGTTTCACCTTACACGAAGCCGAAACTGCCGAACAAGCCTACACCGCCATTCATCGCCAGCGCCCCGAACTGATTCTGATGGACTGGATGCTGCCCGGCATGAGTGGCATAGAACTGGTCAAACGCCTGCAACGCGACGGCAATACCCAAGACATTCCGGTCATTATGCTGACCGCCCGTAACGAAGAAACCGACCGCATTTCCGGCTTTCAGGCGGGTATCGACGACTACATCAGCAAACCGTTTTCACCAGCCGAATTAGTGGTGCGAATTCAAGCCGTATTGCGCCGCACCCGCCATTCCCAACCAGTGGAAATGCTCGAATTTGCTGGGTTAACCCTCGACCCACTCAGCCACCGTGTCACCGCTGGTGGTCAAGAACTCGAATTTGGCCCCACCGAATTCCGCTTGCTGAAATTTTTCATGCAACACCCTGACCGCGTATACAGCCGCGAACAATTGCTGGACAACGCTTGGGGACGCAATGTGTACGTGGAAGAACGCACCGTAGACGTACACATTCTGCGCTTGCGCAAAACACTGGCGACACACGGTTTTGAACATTACATCCAAACCGTGCGCGGGGCAGGCTATCGGTTTACGCCCACGGTATAA
- the eno gene encoding phosphopyruvate hydratase codes for MSEIKFVKAREIIDSRGNPTVEADVILSNGVMGRAAVPSGASTGSREAIELRDGGARYLGKGVQTAVANVNGEIAKAIAGMDVTDQGGIDRAMIALDGTDNKARLGANALLAVSMATAHAAANDQGLPLYQYLGKADSYKLPVPMMNIINGGAHADNSVDMQEFMILPVTAPSMAESIRYGAEVFHSLKSVLKKRGLNTAVGDEGGFAPDLSSNEQAIEVILEAIDKAGFKVGQDIWLGLDVASSEFYKDGKYLLESEGKSFSAEQFTAYLENWVNQYPILSIEDAMAEGDWAGWAHLTKVLGNRVQLVGDDLFVTNTKILQEGIDKGIANSILIKVNQIGTLTETLEAIGMAHKAGYTTVMSHRSGETEDSTIADLAVATNACQIKTGSLSRSDRIAKYNQLLRIAEQLGSNGIYAGKSAFKQFG; via the coding sequence ATGTCTGAAATTAAATTCGTAAAGGCACGCGAAATCATTGACTCACGCGGCAATCCTACTGTTGAAGCCGATGTAATCCTCAGCAATGGCGTGATGGGGCGTGCGGCTGTGCCATCCGGCGCATCCACCGGTTCGCGTGAAGCCATTGAATTGCGTGACGGTGGCGCACGTTATCTGGGCAAAGGCGTACAAACGGCGGTTGCCAACGTGAACGGTGAAATTGCTAAAGCCATTGCTGGCATGGATGTTACCGATCAAGGCGGCATCGACCGTGCGATGATCGCGTTGGATGGCACTGATAACAAAGCCCGTCTGGGTGCAAACGCGCTGCTGGCAGTGTCAATGGCAACTGCACACGCAGCGGCTAACGACCAAGGTTTGCCACTGTACCAATACCTCGGCAAAGCGGATTCCTACAAACTGCCTGTGCCGATGATGAACATCATCAACGGTGGCGCACACGCGGACAACAGTGTGGATATGCAGGAGTTCATGATTCTGCCGGTCACTGCACCAAGCATGGCTGAATCCATCCGTTACGGTGCAGAAGTATTCCACAGCCTCAAGTCTGTACTGAAAAAGCGTGGTTTGAATACCGCAGTGGGCGACGAAGGCGGTTTTGCACCCGATTTGTCTTCCAACGAACAAGCCATCGAAGTCATTCTCGAAGCCATTGACAAAGCCGGTTTCAAAGTCGGTCAGGACATCTGGTTGGGTCTGGACGTTGCCAGTTCCGAGTTCTACAAAGACGGCAAGTACCTGTTGGAATCCGAAGGCAAGAGTTTCAGTGCGGAACAATTCACGGCTTACCTCGAAAACTGGGTTAACCAATACCCGATCCTGAGCATTGAAGATGCGATGGCGGAAGGTGACTGGGCGGGTTGGGCGCATTTGACCAAGGTCTTGGGCAATCGCGTACAATTGGTGGGCGATGATTTGTTCGTGACCAATACCAAGATCCTGCAAGAAGGCATCGACAAGGGGATTGCGAATTCTATCCTGATCAAGGTTAACCAAATCGGTACCTTGACTGAAACACTGGAAGCGATTGGCATGGCGCATAAAGCCGGTTACACCACCGTCATGTCACACCGTTCGGGCGAAACCGAAGACTCCACCATTGCGGATTTAGCGGTGGCAACCAATGCTTGCCAGATCAAGACGGGTTCATTGTCACGTTCTGATCGGATTGCGAAGTACAACCAATTGTTGCGCATTGCCGAGCAGTTAGGTAGCAACGGTATCTACGCTGGTAAATCTGCGTTTAAGCAATTTGGCTAA